CATGCCTACGACGAGCACCTTAGTGCCATCATGATACAAAATGATGTATTAGATGGAGCAAAACTGGAAGGACGCATGGAGGGGCGCATGGAAGGACGTATGGAAGGACGTATGGAAGAACGGCTCGAAATTGCCAGCAATCTGAAATCACAGGGAGTAGACATAACAGCTATCCAAAAGGCTACCGGACTTTCATCGGAAGAAATTCAAAAGTTATAAATAACCAGATATTACACAATAATGCATATAATCTAGAGTCGCATAAGAAAATCATGCGACTCTTTTTTTATCCCCATTGAAGATATTACAATCCGATATTGATAATTCTTCAATCAGAAATAGAAATATCAAATAAAAAAAACGGTACACTGCTTTCAGTCTTTTGTTAACTCACAGCAGCGCAATCCTAACAAATCGTAATTATACTTCACCATTTATCGCTATAAGCACACCAAACAACAACAAACCATCATAGAACATTCACAACATCATCCACTTGTTACAACTTATCATTATTTTTACTTCGCAGGAATAAATCGTACTTCCTTTCTAACTATATATGAGAAAATATAAAATGGTACTCATCGAGATATTTATCGATAGTACCGAATATGCCACACGCTCTCCCCCACCTGTATTTTCATACAATATATAAAACATTCAATAAACAAGAAATAGATCTATTATTGTTACTTGGAGGAAATTCACCATTTCCGAAAGAATGATTCAAACTGTTAGAATTCAGACTCTCTATATAGACTTCACCTTCAACTATTCCCCCTCAAGATATAAATAATTACGAGTTTATATTTTGAGTCTATGAATGTACAACTATGAGATCATAGTTACAGTGAATATCCTCTTTTATCCCCAACAAAGGAAATTGGTGTATCTCATCTAAGTGGCGCTATTAAAAACAAATTCATATGAAATATTCAATAACAACGTCGCCCCTCGTTCCTGTCATCATGGCTATAACTCTTATTTATCAATTAAACTTTATCCCACTGTTCATTGTAGAAGGATTTTCTATTTATTGTATTTACTTCTATATCATTCTTATACAAAAAGAAAAAAATCTTTCAAAAGAATACACACATAAAAGTATATCCAAATACACTCCCATACAAATCATAGCCAATCATGAAGAAAAAAAAATAGACTCTTTATTCTGTAAAAAGTCTCATAAAAGAAAGTCTGTTAAACCCACTGTACTACTTGCTGATAGCAATATCGATTTCAGATCTTACCTGGAAACGCATTTATCTGATCATTTTATTGTAAAAAGCTTCGGAAACGGTCTGGAAGCCCTGACATACATAAAGGAAGAATATCCAGACATTGTGGTCTGTGACACCATGCTGCATGGTATGTACGGCAATGAGCTTTCATCAAGATTGAAAACTTCCTGTGAAACTTCAATCATTCCCATTATCCTCTACGGCTCATATCTGAATGGAAGACAACGCAATACCAGAGAAACTTCTTTGGCCGATGTTTTTATAAATACGCCTTTTCATATAGAAGACTTAAAAATAGAGATGAACGTCCTGATTAAAAACAGCCGTTTTCTCCGAAAATCATTCCTACAAAAAGTATTCGGAGAACAATTTCTTAAAATAGAAGAGGAGGATGATACTTTGAGTGAAAAAAATTACACCTTTATCAACCTTGTAAAGGATTTCATTCTAAAAAATATAGATCAGGAAAATTTGACAATAGATGAGGTCGCATCCGAATTGTGCATGAGCAGGACCACATTTTTCAATAAATGGAAATCGCTGACAGGAGAAGCACCTAAATATTTTATATACCGGATTCGTATGGAAAAAGCCCGTGAACTGTTGGAAAGTGGAAAATACTCTGTTTATGTAGTTCCGGAAATGATCGGATTGAAGAATCTGAAAAACTTCCGCAACAAATACAAAGAATATTTTGGAATAACGCCCAGTGAATCTATTACGAAAAAACAATAATATACAAAGCCTTCTATTTGCTTAAAGGTCCCATCCATCGGGACCTCTGCAACAGTGTTCTTGCAAAAAAATATTCTGTTTTTTATTTCCTTGTGCAGTATTTTACAATTACCGGCATTTACCCTATGTACGTACACCTTAATTTTGAAAATTAATAATCTAATTTTAAACAGTATGAAAACTTTAACTGAAATAAAAAAAGTTCGTTGTTTTAATCGCTTAGTTTTATTTGTAGCCGCGTTAGGCCTGATAACCACTTTTACAGCATGTAGTAATGATGATGATTCAGACATTCCCGTATATTCTCTTAAAGATGTGGATGGAAATTATTCCGGTACCATGTTGACAAAGTCTGATCCGCCCGTTAACCCACAGACTAATTCCCCCAAAGAAGAACAACCGGAAGGAGCCACCGTTACCGCTGAAGTAAAAGACAATCAGGTTATGATTAAAAAGCTGCCGGTAGACGATCTGATCAAAAGTATCGTTGGTGAAGAAGCTGCCGGAATTATCATTGAGAATCTGGGCGATATCAATTACAACATTCCTTATACCGCTGCCTTTAATGATGACAGTAAAGGATCCATTCTACTTCAACTAAAACCTGAACCTTTGGAAATAAAATATACTCTCCCGACTCAAGTACAGGAAGACGGAGAAGAGGCTCCTCAAATTACGATAAAAGTAACCATAGAAGCGGAAGAAAAGGGCCAATATACATATAAAGACCAAAAACTTACATTTGTAATCAAAGCAACCAAAGTGGAAGTAGAAGGACAGCCGTTTGAAAAATTCTCGGCTACTACATTCAGTTTCGACATGGTCAAGAAGTGACTAATCGTATAAACTTTCCCAAAGTATTTTCATTATGATGGGAATTATCTCCAAAAAGAGTATGCCGTCACATGATGCGCATACTCTTTTTTTATACCTTTGTGAAATAACCAACTATATGAAAATGACTACAACAGAAAACATCCGGAAAGAATTACAAGCATTAGCAGATGCCAAATATCAGGAATTTCACTCTTCCCTCCTCCCGGGAGCTAACAACATTCTCGGTGTACGTATCCCCCAACTGCGAATCATGGCCAAAGAAATTATAAAAAAAGAGGACTGGCGTACATTTGTTGAGTCAACCGATACGAACTATTATGAAGAAACAATGCTTCAGGGAATGATTATCGGACTGGCAAAAATGGAACTTGAAGAACGAATGAAATATGTAGCGATGTTCATTCCCCGTATAGATAATTGGGCTGTATGCGACATTTTCTGCAGCGAACTGAAAACTGCGGTAAAAAAAGGGAAAGAAAACGTATGGCAATTTATCCAACCTTATCTGAAATCCTCTAAAGAATTTGAAATACGCTTCGGGATTGTGATGCTTTTCCACTATGTGGATGACGAACATATTGATTCATTACTGGAATATGCCGATTTATTCAATCATGATGCTTATTATGCACGTATGGGTATGGCATGGATGCTGTCATTGTGTTTCATCAAATTTCCTCAAAAGACAATGGAATATCTGAAACATAGTACATTGGATAACTGGACTTACAACAAAGCACTGCAAAAAACAATCGAGTCTTTCCGGGTAGACAAGGATACCAAAGATATACTTCGGAATATGAAAAGACGATAAAACAAAACACGGTGAACATCCTGCCATTAGCATTCCGTTCACCGTGCTTCTTAT
The Bacteroides luhongzhouii DNA segment above includes these coding regions:
- a CDS encoding DUF4840 domain-containing protein, translated to MKTLTEIKKVRCFNRLVLFVAALGLITTFTACSNDDDSDIPVYSLKDVDGNYSGTMLTKSDPPVNPQTNSPKEEQPEGATVTAEVKDNQVMIKKLPVDDLIKSIVGEEAAGIIIENLGDINYNIPYTAAFNDDSKGSILLQLKPEPLEIKYTLPTQVQEDGEEAPQITIKVTIEAEEKGQYTYKDQKLTFVIKATKVEVEGQPFEKFSATTFSFDMVKK
- a CDS encoding DNA alkylation repair protein, whose translation is MTTTENIRKELQALADAKYQEFHSSLLPGANNILGVRIPQLRIMAKEIIKKEDWRTFVESTDTNYYEETMLQGMIIGLAKMELEERMKYVAMFIPRIDNWAVCDIFCSELKTAVKKGKENVWQFIQPYLKSSKEFEIRFGIVMLFHYVDDEHIDSLLEYADLFNHDAYYARMGMAWMLSLCFIKFPQKTMEYLKHSTLDNWTYNKALQKTIESFRVDKDTKDILRNMKRR